The proteins below come from a single Rosa rugosa chromosome 2, drRosRugo1.1, whole genome shotgun sequence genomic window:
- the LOC133727985 gene encoding L-type lectin-domain containing receptor kinase IX.1-like codes for MAVINNCGNGIMTQLHEYSLKQLQFLLLLFFLLTPSATSITFNLSSFSGADSIITEQDATIDKQVLRLTNSAVDESQAQSVGRATWQEPFLLRETATGKLADFTTHFTFVIDSLRKPDYADGLVFFIAPNGSLLNTSLGGGGGALGLPVENTAGNIGYDFVAVEFDIFQNTQIFVDDPTGNHVGIDVNSLKSLNTKPWNGNITYGQHNSATVSYNSSTKNLSVAFTTFVNGTQQMDYLSDQVDLIEYLPDLVIVGFSAATGDKFAVHKILSWNFTSTNLTIPGDGVIPGNGVSVALVVGLSIGGFIILVGGLTLVWFIFWKKREGGESDDEDPMVLDDEFEKGTGPRKFSYSELARATNNFVEGEKLGEGGFGGVYRGFIKDLNTYVAVKRVSKGSKQGLKEYASEVRIISRLRHRNLVQLIGWCHEKSELLLVYEYMPNGSLDSHLFKLKSLLSWRVRYKIAQGLASGLFYLHEEWEQCVLHRDIKSSNIMLDSNFNVKLGDFGLARLVDHGKQSETTIVAGTRGYMALEYVTTGKASKESDVYSFGVVALEIACGRKPIDLTLISTQINMVQWVWELYGEGKVIEAADPVLSLDFDEKQMECLMIVGLWCAHPDYSMRPSIQQAIQVLNFEVPLPSLPPHMPMATFPPPISLSTLSGYTTSSVGGQTESSGNGYTTNSSQFTTSSATASLL; via the coding sequence ATGGCTGTCATTAACAATTGTGGCAATGGGATCATGACACAGCTTCATGAGTATTCACTAAAGCAGCTtcaattccttcttcttctcttctttctgcTAACCCCTTCTGCAACCTCAATAACCTTCAATCTCTCGAGCTTTTCCGGTGCAGACTCTATAATAACCGAGCAAGATGCTACTATCGACAAGCAAGTCCTCCGACTCACCAATAGTGCTGTAGATGAATCACAGGCGCAAAGCGTGGGCCGAGCCACATGGCAAGAACCCTTCCTCCTCCGCGAAACTGCCACCGGAAAGCTTGCTGATTTTACAACACATTTCACCTTTGTCATCGATTCTCTACGGAAACCCGACTATGCAGACGGGCTAGTGTTCTTCATAGCGCCAAACGGATCCTTACTCAACACATccctcggaggaggaggaggtgcccTCGGCCTCCCTGTGGAAAACACGGCAGGAAATATTGGGTACGACTTTGTTGCGGTGGAGTTTGATATCTTCCAGAATACTCAAATATTCGTTGACGATCCCACCGGCAACCATGTGGGTATCGACGTCAACTCTCTCAAGTCCTTGAACACCAAGCCTTGGAATGGTAATATTACATATGGACAACACAATAGTGCTACGGTTAGTTACAATTCCAGCACAAAAAATCTTAGCGTTGCCTTCACTACTTTTGTTAACGGTACCCAACAGATGGACTATCTTTCTGACCAAGTTGATCTGATAGAGTACTTGCCCGACTTGGTCATTGTCGGGTTCTCTGCTGCGACGGGGGATAAGTTTGCTGTGCACAAGATCCTCTCGTGGAATTTTACTTCTACTAACCTGACTATCCCAGGAGATGGGGTGATCCCAGGAAATGGGGTGAGTGTAGCACTAGTCGTTGGGTTGAGCATTGGTGGATTCATTATCTTGGTTGGTGGGTTGACATTGGTTTGGTTCATCTTTTGGAAGAAGAGGGAAGGAGGGGAAAGTGATGATGAAGATCCCATGGTACTTGATGACGAATTTGAAAAGGGGACAGGCCCTAGGAAGTTTTCGTACAGCGAGTTGGCTCGAGCAACAAATAATTTTGTAGAGGGAGAGAAGCTTGGAGAGGGAGGTTTTGGTGGGGTTTATAGAGGCTTCATAAAAGACTTGAACACATATGTTGCTGTTAAGAGGGTATCCAAGGGGTCTAAGCAAGGACTAAAGGAGTATGCATCGGAAGTAAGGATAATCAGTCGGCTTAGGCATCGAAATCTGGTGCAACTAATTGGTTGGTGCCATGAAAAAAGTGAGCTCCTACTTGTCTATGAGTACATGCCCAACGGTAGTTTAGATTCCCATCTATTCAAATTAAAAAGCTTGTTAAGTTGGAGGGTAAGATACAAGATTGCTCAAGGGTTGGCCTCTGGCTTATTTTACCTACACGAAGAATGGGAACAATGTGTTTTGCACAGGGATATCAAATCCAGCAACATTATGTTGGATTCAAACTTCAATGTGAAACTTGGAGATTTCGGGCTAGCTCGACTTGTGGACCATGGAAAACAGTCGGAAACAACAATTGTAGCTGGAACCAGAGGCTACATGGCTCTGGAATATGTTACCACAGGAAAGGCTAGCAAGGAATCGGATGTTTACAGCTTCGGAGTTGTTGCTTTGGAAATAGCCTGCGGAAGGAAACCTATTGATCTTACGTTGATAAGTACTCAAATAAATATGGTGCAGTGGGTTTGGGAGCTTTATGGAGAAGGGAAAGTCATTGAAGCCGCCGATCCTGTACTTTCACTAGATTTTGATGAGAAACAAATGGAGTGCTTGATGATCGTTGGGTTATGGTGTGCTCATCCGGATTACAGTATGAGGCCTTCAATACAACAAGCAATTCAGGTGCTTAACTTCGAAGTTCCATTGCCCAGTCTACCACCACATATGCCGATGGCCACCTTTCCTCCTCCAATATCATTATCCACGTTGTCTGGTTATACCACCAGCTCTGTAGGAGGGCAAACTGAGTCTTCAGGCAACGGCTATACCACCAATTCCTCACAGTTCACAACATCTTCTGCAACAGCATCACTATTGTAA